A single genomic interval of Xyrauchen texanus isolate HMW12.3.18 chromosome 40, RBS_HiC_50CHRs, whole genome shotgun sequence harbors:
- the fbrs gene encoding autism susceptibility gene 2 protein isoform X2: MDGPSRSGGFRQSRRSRSKRDRERRRRREDLAEHRASSPSSASDQELCRRDSLLGANGGECRPGIPGVRHRPPRRRKRELVSCEEDIIDGFAIASFISLDALEMDSSLKPAERSGLLMGRGIKRKRGLDENGGPLSEPEEGPPATYTNSWEQRRKIKSKLKRKGAAKVSGSHMETGYICDTESESGDKASDNMEPAFIVCTREVNSISASSAVGNGCPLMPSNSSLPLLSVTSRVSGLERSQERSMEQPYPEPISTSSTLPSLIAHNAGSVSTSILDQRNGNGGTHHRYGPSPPQHKHKPFLPYPGKSQSIFTMGSNNRSSTSGKPPSLSASSLSIRPPTPATSVSFGRGPGGVGTVRPSSRPSPGAVFTPSPSLPPPPPLLQVSPHPSTDQDLICQDLPESSAPGGPSVSSSSSGTSSRSSQAQTSIPTMAYQFHQHNHQHQHTHTHQHFLHHTAPAPPLFEKYPGKIEGLFRHPFFPPYPPSVPGIQPVLPPTGPFSSLRGAFQPKLVAIQGAAPEMTPGLGVVPPHLQPKTPRLTDPFAPSPKVSNKPGKWCAMHVRVAWMILRHQEKVKLMQADPQKLDFRNDLLTRLPGPGIGGLGGLGQLGGPLAPAHDLTRPGSLFAAAGGVNPSSTPFMPPSTPHSSFLNPAAHLDPYGRSPPFTSLGALSSGAFGGLGSPTIAASVFGHKTEPSASAVGGLGNPHDPWNRLHVTPASFPSGSSWAKGPEKRDDRGKDMERRELTHIKDEKDRDSILYGRQPVQMSPGVPNIKHRSSTPSSHMNGLGSLSGGGVQSDGQSRERDREREREADKRQHSASRTPASASSTAPDRPRSSTSSTVTTPPSAPLAHSPLDRFHRQPPHTLSTESSQSSQRENNGPATSSYASSYPVKKPDRTTTPVSKPAFILTSGMLLPQVKVKEERKEEPEPVPISLQHHAVPPHSFERPSSRHPHHPSTPSSTLSLTPTPGVPLPPQTQHPHHHLSLLDRTRAIDAYLGGAGGSAGLVIGADRFQPHPHAAPQGHSQATHSFPWDPWRDLAAHQQQQRREVLALRSDPHLALRSDPHLSRLLQHQQVHRYLEAAVANSPHHPPVPTSTSSASSSANRPEFGLMSHPFNDEQRAQILREDFERVRYFGMHPHQHLSAPHLPSPSHAAHLEQLHAGLLSHSHLHPAAASTPSHHSGFYSRLGPLHSHSHVPNGILTKTPSLVGALSVGAPPPLIPSVNRPSTPNRGSRHGGAGDLALFTTHKDGESR, translated from the exons ATGGACGGTCCTAGTCGAAGCGGAGGGTTCAGGCAGAGCCGTCGCTCACGCTCCAAGCGCGACAGAGAGCGGCGGCGGAGGAGAGAGGATCTCGCTGAACACAGGGCCTCGTCGCCGTCCTCGGCCTCGGACCAAGAACTCTGCAGAAGAGACTCTCTGCTAGGAGCTAACGGCGGAGAATGCAGACCCGGCATTCCCGGGGTCCGACACAGGCCTCCACGTAGGAGGAAGCGAGAATTAGTGTCCTGCGAAGAGGATATAATAGATGGATTCGCCATAGCCAGCTTCATAAGCCTGGATGCTTTGGAG ATGGACAGTTCTCTAAAGCCAGCAGAAAGATCTGGCTTGTTAATGGGTAGAGGAATCAAAAGGAAGAGAGGCCTAGATGAAAATGGAGGGCCTCTGTCAGAGCCAGAGGAAGGACCTCCCGCAACGTACACCAACAGTTGGGAGCAGCGCAGGAAAATTAAATCTAAACTGAAGCGAAAGGGAGCTGCTAAG GTGTCAGGGAGTCATATGGAGACAGGATACATT TGTGATACAGAGAGTGAGTCAGGGGATAag GCTTCTGACAATATGGAGCCAGCATTCATCGTCTGTACAAGGGAAG TTAACTCCATCTCAGCAAGCTCTGCTGTTGGCAACGGTTGCCCTCTCATGCCCTCGAATAGCTCTTTACCCCTTCTGTCAGTCACATCCCGGGTCTCTGGCCTGGAGAGGAGTCAGGAGAGGAGTATGGAGCAGCCTTACCCTGAGCCTATTTCTACCTCATCCACACTCCCTAGCCTGATAGCCCATAACGCTGGCTCTGTCTCCACCTCAATTCTTGATCAGCGTAATGGAAATGGCGGTACCCATCACCGATATGGTCCTAGCCCACCTCAGCACAAACACAAGCCCTTTCTCCCTTACCCTGGAAAGTCACAATCAATCTTTACAATGGGCAGCAACAACAG GAGCAGTACCTCAGGCAAGCCTCCATCTTTATCTGCCTCTTCATTATCAATCAGACCACCTACTCCTGCTACAAGTGTGTCTTTTGGTCGAGGCCCAGGGGGTGTGGGGACTGTAAGACCCTCGTCTCGACCAAGTCCTGGTGCCGTCTTCACACCGTCCCCCAGCCTTCCCCCACCACCTCCTCTTCTTCAGGTGTCACCACACCCTTCGACAG ACCAGGATCTGATCTGTCAGGACTTGCCAGAATCCAGTGCACCTGGAGGACCGTCGGTTTCAAGCTCAAGCTCTGGGACCTCCAGCAGATCCTCGCAGGCCCAGACCTCCATCCCCACAATGGCCTACCAGTTCCATCAGCACAATCACCAGCACCAGCACACTCATACTCACCAACACTTCCTGCATCATACAGCACCAGCACCACCACTG TTTGAAAAGTATCCGGGCAAGATTGAAGGACTCTTTCGACATCCA TTTTTTCCTCCGTACCCACCATCTGTGCCTGGAATACAGCCTGTTCTTCCACCCACTGGACCTTTCAGTTCATTGCGGGGCGCTTTTCAGCCTAAG CTTGTTGCCATTCAGGGAGCTGCTCCTGAGATGACTCCTGGTTTAGGAGTTGTACCTCCCCATCTGCAACCTAAAACTCCAAGG CTCACAGACCCATTTGCACCATCACCGAAAGTCAGTAAT AAGCCTGGAAAATGGTGTGCTATGCATGTCCGTGTTGCCTGGATGATTCTAAGGCATCAAGAGAAAGTCAAG CTTATGCAGGCTGATCCTCAAAAGCTGGACTTCCGTAATGACCTGCTGACACGACTTCCTGGCCCTGGTATTGGAGGACTAGGAGGTCTAGGGCAACTTGGTGGTCCCCTTGCACCAGCTCATGACCTTACAAGACCAGGAAGCCTGTTTGCAGCAGCTG GTGGGGTCAATCCGTCCTCCACACCATTCATGCCTCCATCAACGCCCCACTCCTCTTTCCTCAACCCAGCAGCACATCTGG ATCCATATGGTCGTTCACCCCCCTTCACCTCTCTGGGAGCCTTGAGTTCTGGTGCCTTTGGGGGCTTAGGCAGTCCTACAATAG CTGCCAGTGTTTTTGGCCACAAGACTGAGCCCTCTGCAAGTGCGGTTGGTGGTTTAGGTAACCCCCATGATCCATGGAATCGTCTGCATGTTACCCCTGCCTCTTTCCCCTCTGGATCATCTTGGGCTAAAGGccctgagaaaagagatgacaGAGGAAAGGACATGGAGAGAAGAGAGCTGACTCATATAAAAGATGAAAAGGACAG AGACAGTATCTTGTATGGACGCCAGCCAGTGCAAATGTCACCTGGTGTCCCAAACATCAAGCATCGCAGCAGCACGCCCAGTTCACATATGAATGGCTTGGGGTCACTGAGTGGAGGTGGGGTGCAGTCTGATGGCCAAAGCAGAGAACGTGATCGtgaaagggaaagagaggcaGACAAAAGACAACATTCTGCATCTAGGACACCAGCATCAGCTTCCTCTACCGCACCAGACAGACCTCGATCTTCAACGTCTTCTACTGTCACAACACCACCTAGTGCACCCTTAGCCCATTCCCCTCTAGATCGGTTTCACCGGCAGCCACCGCACACTCTCAGCACAGAATCCAGCCAATCTTCACAAAGAGAGAACAATGGTCCAGCCACTTCTTCCTATGCTAGTTCATATCCAGTCAAGAAACCTGACCGGACCACAACTCCAGTATCCAAACCTGCATTTATTCTAACCTCTGGGATGCTCCTCCCCCAAGTCAAGGTCAAAGAAGAGCGTAAAGAGGAGCCTGAGCCAGTGCCCATCTCCTTACAACATCATGCGGTACCTCCGCACAGCTTTGAGCGGCCCAGTAGTCGACATCCACACCATCCATCCACCCCATCCTCAACCCTCTCATTGACTCCTACACCTGGCGTGCCTCTTCCTCCTCAAACTCAACACCCTCACCACCATCTATCCCTCTTAGATCGTACACGAGCTATTGATGCCTATCTTGGGGGTGCTGGAGGCTcagctggactggtaatcggtGCTGACCGCTTCCAACCACATCCACATGCTGCTCCTCAGGGTCATTCCCAAGCCACTCACAGCTTTCCCTGGGACCCCTGGAGGGATCTGGCTGCCCATCAACAGCAGCAACGAAGAGAGGTTTTGGCTTTAAGGTCAGATCCCCACCTTGCACTTCGCTCTGATCCACACTTGTCTCGACTTCTCCAGCATCAGCAGGTTCATCGCTACTTGGAGGCAGCTGTGGCAAACAGCCCACACCATCCACCAGTACCTACCTCTACGTCCTCTGCTTCGTCCTCAGCAAACAGGCCAGAGTTTGGTTTGATGTCCCATCCATTTAATGATGAACAACGTGCTCAGATACTGAGGGAAGACTTTGAGAGAGTGCGGTATTTTGGGATGCACCCACATCAACACCTATCCGCACCTCACCTTCCTAGCCCATCTCATGCTGCCCACCTAGAACAGCTTCATGCAGGGCTACTTTCTCACTCTCATCTCCATCCAGCTGCAGCCTCCACACCATCACATCATTCTGGCTTCTACTCTAGACTGGGACCTTTGCATTCACATTCTCATGTACCTAATGGCATTCTAACCAAGACCCCAAGTCTAGTCGGGGCATTGTCAGTTGGGGCTCCACCTCCACTCATTCCATCTGTGAACAGACCTTCTACTCCAAACCGTGGCTCCAGACATGGTGGGGCAGGAGACTTGGCCCTTTTCACCACACATAAAGATGGGGAGTCCAGATAG
- the fbrs gene encoding autism susceptibility gene 2 protein isoform X1, producing MDGPSRSGGFRQSRRSRSKRDRERRRRREDLAEHRASSPSSASDQELCRRDSLLGANGGECRPGIPGVRHRPPRRRKRELVSCEEDIIDGFAIASFISLDALEMDSSLKPAERSGLLMGRGIKRKRGLDENGGPLSEPEEGPPATYTNSWEQRRKIKSKLKRKGAAKVSGSHMETGYICDTESESGDKASDNMEPAFIVCTREAVNSISASSAVGNGCPLMPSNSSLPLLSVTSRVSGLERSQERSMEQPYPEPISTSSTLPSLIAHNAGSVSTSILDQRNGNGGTHHRYGPSPPQHKHKPFLPYPGKSQSIFTMGSNNRSSTSGKPPSLSASSLSIRPPTPATSVSFGRGPGGVGTVRPSSRPSPGAVFTPSPSLPPPPPLLQVSPHPSTDQDLICQDLPESSAPGGPSVSSSSSGTSSRSSQAQTSIPTMAYQFHQHNHQHQHTHTHQHFLHHTAPAPPLFEKYPGKIEGLFRHPFFPPYPPSVPGIQPVLPPTGPFSSLRGAFQPKLVAIQGAAPEMTPGLGVVPPHLQPKTPRLTDPFAPSPKVSNKPGKWCAMHVRVAWMILRHQEKVKLMQADPQKLDFRNDLLTRLPGPGIGGLGGLGQLGGPLAPAHDLTRPGSLFAAAGGVNPSSTPFMPPSTPHSSFLNPAAHLDPYGRSPPFTSLGALSSGAFGGLGSPTIAASVFGHKTEPSASAVGGLGNPHDPWNRLHVTPASFPSGSSWAKGPEKRDDRGKDMERRELTHIKDEKDRDSILYGRQPVQMSPGVPNIKHRSSTPSSHMNGLGSLSGGGVQSDGQSRERDREREREADKRQHSASRTPASASSTAPDRPRSSTSSTVTTPPSAPLAHSPLDRFHRQPPHTLSTESSQSSQRENNGPATSSYASSYPVKKPDRTTTPVSKPAFILTSGMLLPQVKVKEERKEEPEPVPISLQHHAVPPHSFERPSSRHPHHPSTPSSTLSLTPTPGVPLPPQTQHPHHHLSLLDRTRAIDAYLGGAGGSAGLVIGADRFQPHPHAAPQGHSQATHSFPWDPWRDLAAHQQQQRREVLALRSDPHLALRSDPHLSRLLQHQQVHRYLEAAVANSPHHPPVPTSTSSASSSANRPEFGLMSHPFNDEQRAQILREDFERVRYFGMHPHQHLSAPHLPSPSHAAHLEQLHAGLLSHSHLHPAAASTPSHHSGFYSRLGPLHSHSHVPNGILTKTPSLVGALSVGAPPPLIPSVNRPSTPNRGSRHGGAGDLALFTTHKDGESR from the exons ATGGACGGTCCTAGTCGAAGCGGAGGGTTCAGGCAGAGCCGTCGCTCACGCTCCAAGCGCGACAGAGAGCGGCGGCGGAGGAGAGAGGATCTCGCTGAACACAGGGCCTCGTCGCCGTCCTCGGCCTCGGACCAAGAACTCTGCAGAAGAGACTCTCTGCTAGGAGCTAACGGCGGAGAATGCAGACCCGGCATTCCCGGGGTCCGACACAGGCCTCCACGTAGGAGGAAGCGAGAATTAGTGTCCTGCGAAGAGGATATAATAGATGGATTCGCCATAGCCAGCTTCATAAGCCTGGATGCTTTGGAG ATGGACAGTTCTCTAAAGCCAGCAGAAAGATCTGGCTTGTTAATGGGTAGAGGAATCAAAAGGAAGAGAGGCCTAGATGAAAATGGAGGGCCTCTGTCAGAGCCAGAGGAAGGACCTCCCGCAACGTACACCAACAGTTGGGAGCAGCGCAGGAAAATTAAATCTAAACTGAAGCGAAAGGGAGCTGCTAAG GTGTCAGGGAGTCATATGGAGACAGGATACATT TGTGATACAGAGAGTGAGTCAGGGGATAag GCTTCTGACAATATGGAGCCAGCATTCATCGTCTGTACAAGGGAAG CAGTTAACTCCATCTCAGCAAGCTCTGCTGTTGGCAACGGTTGCCCTCTCATGCCCTCGAATAGCTCTTTACCCCTTCTGTCAGTCACATCCCGGGTCTCTGGCCTGGAGAGGAGTCAGGAGAGGAGTATGGAGCAGCCTTACCCTGAGCCTATTTCTACCTCATCCACACTCCCTAGCCTGATAGCCCATAACGCTGGCTCTGTCTCCACCTCAATTCTTGATCAGCGTAATGGAAATGGCGGTACCCATCACCGATATGGTCCTAGCCCACCTCAGCACAAACACAAGCCCTTTCTCCCTTACCCTGGAAAGTCACAATCAATCTTTACAATGGGCAGCAACAACAG GAGCAGTACCTCAGGCAAGCCTCCATCTTTATCTGCCTCTTCATTATCAATCAGACCACCTACTCCTGCTACAAGTGTGTCTTTTGGTCGAGGCCCAGGGGGTGTGGGGACTGTAAGACCCTCGTCTCGACCAAGTCCTGGTGCCGTCTTCACACCGTCCCCCAGCCTTCCCCCACCACCTCCTCTTCTTCAGGTGTCACCACACCCTTCGACAG ACCAGGATCTGATCTGTCAGGACTTGCCAGAATCCAGTGCACCTGGAGGACCGTCGGTTTCAAGCTCAAGCTCTGGGACCTCCAGCAGATCCTCGCAGGCCCAGACCTCCATCCCCACAATGGCCTACCAGTTCCATCAGCACAATCACCAGCACCAGCACACTCATACTCACCAACACTTCCTGCATCATACAGCACCAGCACCACCACTG TTTGAAAAGTATCCGGGCAAGATTGAAGGACTCTTTCGACATCCA TTTTTTCCTCCGTACCCACCATCTGTGCCTGGAATACAGCCTGTTCTTCCACCCACTGGACCTTTCAGTTCATTGCGGGGCGCTTTTCAGCCTAAG CTTGTTGCCATTCAGGGAGCTGCTCCTGAGATGACTCCTGGTTTAGGAGTTGTACCTCCCCATCTGCAACCTAAAACTCCAAGG CTCACAGACCCATTTGCACCATCACCGAAAGTCAGTAAT AAGCCTGGAAAATGGTGTGCTATGCATGTCCGTGTTGCCTGGATGATTCTAAGGCATCAAGAGAAAGTCAAG CTTATGCAGGCTGATCCTCAAAAGCTGGACTTCCGTAATGACCTGCTGACACGACTTCCTGGCCCTGGTATTGGAGGACTAGGAGGTCTAGGGCAACTTGGTGGTCCCCTTGCACCAGCTCATGACCTTACAAGACCAGGAAGCCTGTTTGCAGCAGCTG GTGGGGTCAATCCGTCCTCCACACCATTCATGCCTCCATCAACGCCCCACTCCTCTTTCCTCAACCCAGCAGCACATCTGG ATCCATATGGTCGTTCACCCCCCTTCACCTCTCTGGGAGCCTTGAGTTCTGGTGCCTTTGGGGGCTTAGGCAGTCCTACAATAG CTGCCAGTGTTTTTGGCCACAAGACTGAGCCCTCTGCAAGTGCGGTTGGTGGTTTAGGTAACCCCCATGATCCATGGAATCGTCTGCATGTTACCCCTGCCTCTTTCCCCTCTGGATCATCTTGGGCTAAAGGccctgagaaaagagatgacaGAGGAAAGGACATGGAGAGAAGAGAGCTGACTCATATAAAAGATGAAAAGGACAG AGACAGTATCTTGTATGGACGCCAGCCAGTGCAAATGTCACCTGGTGTCCCAAACATCAAGCATCGCAGCAGCACGCCCAGTTCACATATGAATGGCTTGGGGTCACTGAGTGGAGGTGGGGTGCAGTCTGATGGCCAAAGCAGAGAACGTGATCGtgaaagggaaagagaggcaGACAAAAGACAACATTCTGCATCTAGGACACCAGCATCAGCTTCCTCTACCGCACCAGACAGACCTCGATCTTCAACGTCTTCTACTGTCACAACACCACCTAGTGCACCCTTAGCCCATTCCCCTCTAGATCGGTTTCACCGGCAGCCACCGCACACTCTCAGCACAGAATCCAGCCAATCTTCACAAAGAGAGAACAATGGTCCAGCCACTTCTTCCTATGCTAGTTCATATCCAGTCAAGAAACCTGACCGGACCACAACTCCAGTATCCAAACCTGCATTTATTCTAACCTCTGGGATGCTCCTCCCCCAAGTCAAGGTCAAAGAAGAGCGTAAAGAGGAGCCTGAGCCAGTGCCCATCTCCTTACAACATCATGCGGTACCTCCGCACAGCTTTGAGCGGCCCAGTAGTCGACATCCACACCATCCATCCACCCCATCCTCAACCCTCTCATTGACTCCTACACCTGGCGTGCCTCTTCCTCCTCAAACTCAACACCCTCACCACCATCTATCCCTCTTAGATCGTACACGAGCTATTGATGCCTATCTTGGGGGTGCTGGAGGCTcagctggactggtaatcggtGCTGACCGCTTCCAACCACATCCACATGCTGCTCCTCAGGGTCATTCCCAAGCCACTCACAGCTTTCCCTGGGACCCCTGGAGGGATCTGGCTGCCCATCAACAGCAGCAACGAAGAGAGGTTTTGGCTTTAAGGTCAGATCCCCACCTTGCACTTCGCTCTGATCCACACTTGTCTCGACTTCTCCAGCATCAGCAGGTTCATCGCTACTTGGAGGCAGCTGTGGCAAACAGCCCACACCATCCACCAGTACCTACCTCTACGTCCTCTGCTTCGTCCTCAGCAAACAGGCCAGAGTTTGGTTTGATGTCCCATCCATTTAATGATGAACAACGTGCTCAGATACTGAGGGAAGACTTTGAGAGAGTGCGGTATTTTGGGATGCACCCACATCAACACCTATCCGCACCTCACCTTCCTAGCCCATCTCATGCTGCCCACCTAGAACAGCTTCATGCAGGGCTACTTTCTCACTCTCATCTCCATCCAGCTGCAGCCTCCACACCATCACATCATTCTGGCTTCTACTCTAGACTGGGACCTTTGCATTCACATTCTCATGTACCTAATGGCATTCTAACCAAGACCCCAAGTCTAGTCGGGGCATTGTCAGTTGGGGCTCCACCTCCACTCATTCCATCTGTGAACAGACCTTCTACTCCAAACCGTGGCTCCAGACATGGTGGGGCAGGAGACTTGGCCCTTTTCACCACACATAAAGATGGGGAGTCCAGATAG
- the LOC127633437 gene encoding charged multivesicular body protein 2a-like codes for MEFIFGKRKTPEEMLRQNQRALTRAMRDLDRERQRMEQQEKKIIADIKKMAKQGQMDAVKIMAKDLVRTRRYVKKFIMMRANIQAVSLKIQTLKSNNSMAQAMKGVTKAMATMNRQLKLPQIQKIMMEFERQSEIMDMKEEMMNDAIDDAMGDEDDEEESDAVVSQVLDELGLTLSDELSNLPATGGNLSVATGKKAEPQPTLADADADLEERLNNLRRD; via the exons ATGGAGTTCATATTTGGAAAAAGAAAGACTCCGGAGGAGATGCTCAGACAAAATCAGAGAGCACTGACTCGAGCCATGAGAGATCTAGACAGAGAACGCCAGAGAATGGAGCAACAGGAAAAGAAAATAATTGCTGACATTAAGAAAATGGCCAAACAAGGACAGATG GATGCTGTTAAGATCATGGCTAAGGACTTGGTTCGTACAAGGCGGTACGTTAAGAAATTCATCATGATGAGAGCCAATATTCAAGCTGTCAGCCTTAAAATCCAAACGCTGAAATCAAACAACAGCATGGCACAAGCTATGAAAGGAGTCACCAAAGCTATGGCCACCATGAACAGACAG CTGAAGTTACCACAGATTCAAAAGATCATGATGGAGTTTGAGCGCCAAAGTGAAATAATGGACATGAAGGAGGAGATGATGAATGATGCAATCGATGATGCAATgggagatgaagatgatgaagaggaGAG TGATGCTGTTGTATCTCAAGTTCTGGATGAGCTGGGTCTGACACTTTCTGATGAACTTTCAA ACCTGCCTGCTACTGGAGGAAATCTCTCAGTTGCAACTGGGAAGAAAGCTGAACCTCAGCCTACTCTGGCAGATGCTGATGCTGACCTGGAGGAGAGGCTGAATAACCTCAGAAGAGACTGA